A region from the Helicoverpa armigera isolate CAAS_96S chromosome 6, ASM3070526v1, whole genome shotgun sequence genome encodes:
- the LOC110378770 gene encoding uncharacterized protein LOC110378770, with protein MENKEFRDYAVVKILHPIRTDLNEYEFIPSCWIQFTDQTNSNVVIRYPVVGKLLTSLWILEKEPVKNEWPLIFAEFIYETDDQIDAMRVALEKKEEKSQSITNDQLNEKSDTRGARETSSTAKRNEKKSTKISCKIVKRRLSKAKRLSLLNQTKSKIIDYLQTLEKGISETISLLDQQDSNNLKDQSGPTHETLDISPNQKVDDIPSTSIERPKRNKKTVDYKTYLTTSDESSDFEESDDCEYQCPLEISPSNDMSSPTEIESAIYITPSTSNSFTTGIEIP; from the exons ATGGAAAATAAAGAATTTCGTGATTATGCCGTGGTTAAAATTTTGCATCCAATTCGAACAGACCTTAATGAATATGAATTCATACCAAGTTGTTGGATACAATTTACAGATCAAACTAATTCTAATGTAGTGATTCGTTATCCTGTGGTAGGTAAACTGTTGACTTCTCTATGGATCTTGGAAAAAGAGCCTGTTAAAAATGAATGGCCATTAATTTTTGCGGAATTTATATATGAAACAG ATGACCAAATAGACGCGATGAGAGTTGCATTggaaaagaaagaagaaaaatcaCAATCCATTACAAATGATCAGTTGAATGAAAAATCGGATACAAGAG GTGCAAGAGAAACTTCATCAACTGCAAAACGAAATGAAAAGAAGTCAACAAAAATAAGTTGTAAAATAGTCAAGCGTAGACTTAGTAAAGCTAAAAGACTTTCTTTGCTTAATCAaactaaatctaaaataatagatTACTTGCAAACTTTGGAGAAAGGAATTTCTGAAACGATATCATTACTAGATCAACAGGATTCTAATAACCTAAAAGATCAATCAGGTCCAACTCATGAAACATTAGATATTTCACCGAATCAAAAAGTCGATGACATTCCAAGTACTAGTATTGAAAGacctaaaagaaataaaaaaactgtagattacaaaacttatttaacaaCTTCAGACGAATCATCTGATTTTGAAGAATCCGACGACTGCGAATATCAATGCCCGCTAGAAATTTCTCCCAGCAATGATATGTCATCTCCAACAGAAATAGAATCTGCTATATACATAACTCCTTCAACATCAAATTCATTCACTACAGGAATTGAAATCCCTTAG